tactacttccaagctctttcgtgcgctatctgatgatgatagtgataccGTAAACACCGCATATTTGaacctttgtgaacttttggaactaaaaaaggcaggaccACTGGCGTAACTATggggggcagagggggcaacATATAACATGGCCCGGGCGCCACCCTAgtgcgccaaattgaccaattcagcatcgattctgcacccctccaagcgatgaaaattaaaatttttgtgcgcatttcagcacaaaatcaattgaaagaacattttaagacagaTATTCAacatctagtaaccaaaattaattagtgtataggccttatttgtccaaattttCGCGCGCCTGGCGCGCAATtttttcaagaattggggagcATTATGTATCCTCAGCCCCTGAGCTATACGCCACTGCTCGCAtctaagatattcttgggtgggggataggggcgccaattttgtttcttgccctgggcgctaccaaccctagttacgccactgggaagGAAGATTTTCCCCCCAAACACCAAGAAAGAAATTAGAGGGgttttttttgcagtagaacatattgaaaaagctgggccagtaaatttattgcagggccactagatctgccatttcactggcccggagggccagtagaaaactgaaacctaagtctgtccctgctaACACACAGATTTTCTGTACACATATATTTTAGCATACCTGCTTCGCCAAATGATGAAGATAAATAATTCAATTTGATTTCAACAACTCAACGCCAagcattgttaatcggtgatgaatccacggTCCAGTATCGTATACTCACTGATCTTCTTGTTATTGTAGGTTGAGTGGCACATTGCGAATGACAGAATTATGTGAATTAGGCGATCCTTAGCTtggtttcgttgttgaaagggattcaatcatgtttcaccattgttcttCACTGATTagcaatggtgaaacatgattgaatcccgggattgaatccctaaattaatgGCTCATGCATATTAcataaaacatttcaaatttaaaagtaaaAGAGAACCTTGTTGtggtagcaagatggcgaatATCTtataaaatattcacaaatttagattttaatTTATCCAACCTACTTACCCATTGTCCAATTCTGCATTTCCATCCTATAATTGATGACTGTATCCAGGAATGTGACTTGATAATGGCTCCTGATAGTATGGTACTACGTTTCAGGCACACACCATCTTCAATGACTACATTAGGTCCTATCACTACATTGGGACCTATTCTACAATTGTTTCCTATTTTAGCAGATGGATCCTGGAAGCAAATAAAGGACAACAATGCGAAATTTTAATATTGCTTTTCAGTAACAAGATACATTGCTTGTAAAAATATCAGAAAACTTGGTTGTTTAGTTGAGTTAAAACATCAAGTTATATGTAAGACCATCAACAAATACATCAAGTTATATGTAAGATCATTAAATACATCGAGTTATATGCAAGACCATCAAATACAGCAACGCCAACATTATACAGTCCATGTCAcacaacctgagactagtatatgCTAGTCTCTGCACACAACTGTacaaattattctgtttttacaaCAAGACTATATATCTCAAGGCAGATTTACAAGCTGAATGTATTATAAGTAATGCTGATCCATAAAATAATGATTTCGGAGTACTTCTAAATTGACAACAAATTACCTCATGATGGGTTGGAAGCGTTGTAAAACTACTTGTGTTTCTTATACCGTTTTAACAGAGATGCCAATCCTCCctattttagagggaggctccttatttttggaaacatttttgtccattttgacacccaaatttggcaacctctctatgtgccattgaagttgcatgtaattttgaaaacctccctattttCTGTTTGAATCCTTccattttctggatgttaatgttggcatctctgcgtTTATATGAACTACACCTAACATCCATAATTGGAGCAGTTTGAGTCTGTAATGGAGTAAACTGGCTTGACTGCGTTGATTTCTAATTGCTAGTACAAAACTAGGTTTTGATTTCACCATaagttatgacacaaatttggtaGCAAAATTCATGTCATCACCCTGCTAGGAAAACTGCCTTACTCACTTTTCAGCCGAATTGAGCTTCTTGCCCAAATTGTCATGTGAACCTGCTATAATTTTTGGGGTTAATTGGGCAATTTTGACAGGTGACAAATGATCCTTAATCGTTACCCCAGTATAAGTACTTTACTTGTATTGTGCTGGGGTAATGATTAttagcatcagtaatgatctcctgcatTGTGTACTTACATAATATATATTTGTTTGTGAGTATTGTATACCTTGACTCCCTACAGTagtacccagttttaaccaccattTATCAGTGgcagctggtagcctaatggatagggCATCTGTCTAGAgatcaaaaggttgtgggttcgaatcccatgccagcacattcccatttttttttccaagttgaGTTGtgtgggatttgtgtttatttcttgTCTTGTTTAATTGCAATACTTTGGGTTGTTAAACTGTTCTTTACTGTTCTTTATTATATTCAGTTGCCTCTTGTAGTGAGCAATCATTTCTTACTTTACATAATATTCACTGGGCGGGGAAAACCTcatatatgtactttttgcccttgaacatggatgaagcaaaccattcaatataaagactacatctacaaggctttatccatgttcaagggccaaaagtacattatgaggtgtttcctgcatgtacttttggctcttgaacatggatgctgtctacacctacaaggctttgtCCATGTCCAAGGGCCAAAAGGacattatgaggtttttcccgcccagtgaccttatattaattttaatatgcACAATACTTACCACCATAACATTTCCTACAATGCCATCACCATGACTTAATTGGTCCGAGTTTTTCTGGCCTAAACTGTTCAAGTACATGCACATTCCTTTCAAGAAATCTGGTGGTTGACCTACGTCCATCCAGAACCCGTGTAGGTCCATTGCATAGAGTTGACCATCTTGGGCCATTTGAGGGAAGATTTCTTTCTCTATTGATGTTGGTCTAAGCTGGAAgatggaaaaaataaaataatacgatAAAAGTAAAATAATCATTCACACATTGGTTGCTCCAGTCTGACATTTGAAAGTGCTGAGTATCCAAATTAATTTAATTGTAACAAATAGGCAAAGTAATAAGCCAATCAAAATGAAGCACAAAGTAGGTTTCAAAATGTGGTGCAACGGTTGTGATAAAActtgtaaatcccataattccttgcggttagacccgAGATGTCATCCTTTGATGTTACGCCAACTTGCAATGCTCAGTAATGATGTTCGCTTTGTGTGTgcatcggtgtgacgtcaaatggccacatctcgggtctaaccgcaaggaattatgggattcaccaaaaaggtcaattactTGAAAGGctcctattttttttaatgttatggcCTCATCTTTCAAACAAGTCATGGATCCAACCCTACGTTTGTATGTGTGATTAAGCAAAATGGCAAAATCATGgatgaaaaagataacagaccgcgtacaagcagtcaaagtctcagcatcacccgataaggGCCGATTGATCCCTGAAATGCGACcagcaaaactgctacgcacttactgcatatttttacggtctatcacTTAATCACGATGGCACGCAACGATCTAAGGTATGCAACactggcatgattgttagacacggcataatcaaacaatcagccctcatgaatatgtgagaattcacagcatacaatgcacagggacttagactgttgatacatggtctgtagtagtctgtgggtaAAATCTACTTAAGATGAAGATGTGATTGAATCTTGCTTAATTTTTAACATTGGAATTTGCTTGTTTTTTCAACTCACCTGTATTCTGTCTAGTATTTCTGTATTGAATATATACATGCCAGCATTGATTTTATTGGATACAAACACCTGTGGTTTCTCTACAAAGCTCTCAATTCTACCCTTGCCATTGTACACTACTACACCAAATCTGGAAGGCTCTTCAACTTTAGTAACCTGTAAAAAAGTGTTTGAAAAAACGTAATGACATTATGCAAACTTTCATGATTTAAGAGTTTTTAAAGAACACAAACTCAACCTCactttctgatgaaatcccatggatgtgggatgaaatGTCAAAGTAAATgcaagtcaaacatttttgttgAAAGAAATGCTTAAAATATCTGTTTATCAGAGAAAAGGCAGTGTACTTGCATTGAGCCCAAGATGTAATTCTTGCTTATCATGTTTCACTCATTTCTTTGCTTTGCTGCTTTACATTGTATAGTTTTCAGGCAAAAAAACTGTCCCAAAATAAGCCAAATGCATGAGTGGAAAATATGATGTCACAGCTAGAAGAGTTTCTTGATCTTTGTCACTTTCTTGCAAACAATTGTGAATAATTACCGATGGATATAAGACCGACTTACCACTATAGTGCCTTCTTTGCCATGTTTTGTATGGTAATCTATCATCTCCCTGAATGGAAACTCACAACTGATGTCGCTATTCAACACAAAGAATGGTTCTCTGCCTTCTTTCAGTATATCTTTGGCTAATGCTAATGGTCCAGCTGTAAGGGGAAGAAAATGGTGCCAGGAATTAATGGTGGAGTTGATTTGATCATAAGGCTGTCGGTCATACATCGTTGGTCGCATTACATCAGGGGTCGCATTCTTGCGTGTCTACGTATCCTGGgacccttttatttttttgttttggatggTTTGGGCCCTTAAATTGAAATTTAAGTTAAAATTGACTAACAGGTCTaatcaaaactgcattgacccCTTGAATTTTACGATACAGGAAAGCTTAAATTATGTAAATCCTTTGCCAAGTTGCTCATAATAAAATTCAGTCATTGTTTTTTAGactaaaatgtttgatttttccCAAGTTTATGAGCTATGAGAGCATAAGAAGACTTGTCCGTTGATGGATTTTTATTGCCGTCTGTAAAAAAGGTTTTTCATAACTTATGAAAAATTCAGAGACCCTTGCTATATAATAAACTAGCTAGGCAAGATGTAAGTAACTTTCATGCAAATTCTCAAAACATTTCATATATTTTCGTATGTGtctggtccatcacctgtcacttggtagtcttgtctAATGGCGCCGCCCATTTCCACTTGAtgaatttttttaatcaatttgatattatagaCTATCAATGGAAGATGTTATCATAATATTTTTATCTGCATAAATTTACCTGTTCCTAGTGGTTCATCCTCATGTGATGTGGTGATTTTAACTCCAAgctgaaaacaaaaatacaacatattgagcGTAAATTATCACTAATTGTCCAACCAGATGACATGTAAACACTGATAGAACCATATCTTGCATGTGGGTTTAGTGCAAGAAGGCCATATTAGTAATAGCTGCCCTAAAGACATTtgaccttagattattaatacacagattggaattttccatgcctgtgccctctaagcgtactcgaattcagctgacgccggtacagcgtacagacctggcgacatcactTACTTTACGCGCAAAGTTTCTTTTGTACGCTCGCGCTactgcgctatttttgagtttgctcacgcggtacctgacttagcgtcgatcgcccgaggcaacatgccatgtttccgcggtatgcaTTTGACAATATCTGCCTTCTACAATGTActcatatgacacctggcagctattgcagatgaggCCTATTTGCATTAACCCATCAACTTGTTACCAGGGTTGCCATTATTTTTCAGACCAAAGGTACAGTGAGCAAAACACTTAGGCAGCCCAATTGCCAGCCAAATGAAAATCCCCCCAAATCCTAACATTTGCACGTTTTACCTACATTCCTCTAAGCATGGGGCTGATAATCACTTGATTGAGTACACTTCATTTACTTCAACATCGATTTATAAAATGGCTTTGAAACACTTGAAACAGGCAATTCTGTACTTTTGTGAATTGAAATCCTCTGTAAAAATTGgcaaataatacaaatttaacaTCAAAACAATTCTGCACCTTTTATGATATATGATTGACTGGTGTATTTCCCATTCATGTACAATGTATGCTGCCTGAAACAGGTCATTCTGCACTTTTGTGACTTGATAATCAGtgtaaaaattggcaaaataacaCAAATTTAACATACTGCTGCACCTTTTATgatatatgactggttcaattcccattcatgtatgctgctagTTCAATAAACATGATGACCGTGTAAGGAGCGAATACCTTAACAAATCAGAAGTACATTTATGTTCACCTTTATTGCTACTGATATGGATTTGTGTTTTGATAGATATGTTAAAAattcaagtgaaattgcaccgaTCATATTAGTGTTGTTGCCTGCTCTACTACTCACCCTTTCTCCCTGTGCTCTGAGTTCCCTTTCCAACATTTCTGCTCTGTAGCTGACTGCTAGTATAACTTCCTTTACACCAACCTAAACATTAACAACAATGTTTGGAAATTGTTATGAAATGCCTTCAGATCTCAGTGCAATTTAAAAGCCATGTTTATTTACAGATTGAATCCAGATGATATATGGAAATAACTATATTTAGCTTACCCACCGTTTATCAGtaggagctggtagcctaatggataaggcatccgtctagagatcggaaggttgcgggttcgattcccatgccggcacattcccttgccttttattttcaatttgggtTGTGTACCGGTCGggatttgttgtcatgtttaattgtaacactttgggttggtaaactgttcattctttcttatataGCTTACTAAAATCtcaaacccttaccctaaccacaGAGTACATATGGTATAcgtatatatgtgacacaatctggtccatgggggccaaaggtggcaaatttgaaactgagataaaggtaaaaatatggagtaaaaaaaagtagaaaacctcataactttagaacaagtatgctagacatttggtgttttcagtatatgaatgCAAGCCTAATAATATTACTACAAGGTAATAcattagtaactcaattttcaaaaatgcctcctttggcccccatgatgGAGcaaattgtgtcacatatagGGTGTATAGCCACTCagtccaatcccacttggtccaatagGCATTTGTCCAATTCCCATCTGGTTCAATCTCATTTGGACCAATATTCCCATTACTCTTACACATCGGAAACTGTAAAAGGTCTGTAACAGGGTTGAATTTTTAGAGTTTTATACTAAGTTTTTGTAATTACCTCTGCCAAAGCCTCCACTTGGTGCAACAGCATGGGTTTATTACAAAATTCAACCAATGGCTTGGGTTTGTTCAGTGTCAAAGGTCGTAACCTTGTTCCATATCCTCCTACTAAAATCAGGGCCTTCATATTGATGATTTTTGAGTTCCAAACAGCTCTTTGCAGTCACGGTTCAATGTTCAATGCCTgaaatatcaatatataaaacagTAACATATTAATTACATGTACAATACTCATACTTAATTATATATATTTCATCATTCACTTCAAATCCAGATGCTAGCTACAACAATGCTAAATTATGGAATCAGTCAATTCAAATTTGCTAATGActatagtccatataccttcctcgagtcagtaaagtaaaatcaaattttgagattttctcaaaaactgttaatttttgcaggaatctgttaagtgttatgctagttggattacTTGAATCatatcctttctgaaaatgtatatatactttcatatacttctcatcattacatttagagatacaataagaaacaatatcaaaattactgactcgaggaaggtatacaaacTATAGTACTACTTTTAAGTGGAAATTGTTGCACAATTAATGGTTTGCAGTTTTGCACATAACCAATTAAAAAACTGATTCTATTGcttttaaattcatattttgtaaaGCTACCTTAAATATGAATATATATATGTTTATACACACATGTATTTGTTTTTGTGGTTATTGTTGGAGCCAAAagcaaaaataaatgtaatacaaatatttccACTTTGAATTGTCTATAAATGAATAGGcatttaatatcaaatttaatgaACACACCACCTGGCAATTAAATTCTGTGTACACATCAACCACATGTTGCATTTAAACACTGGTATTTCACAAGTTTTTGGTGGACCGCATAGTGGGACCCAGGAGTGggacctggttgaaggtatacggggatgtgccacggttttggggtaccttttcagcaattttggtatatcgatgggtgggttttcagtggagaccaatgcgcatttgggaaaaagtgcccctaaaagcgcccaattagggcaaatttgggtgctttttgtgaaaaattggtatactgatgggtgcgAAAAACAgcatagagaaagtcagcatccgaaagtctgcgtggcacatcctcgtaatttttttttcaaagcccCCCcctatgttactagcttactttagttactagcttactaactgactaaccatttggtcttaaatgggcatATCTTGTTTTTTCTGTCTTCCAGATTTGTTAGCTTTGTTTCGTGTGATTGTGTGGATATACCTTGTGGGGACAAAATTTGTAAGTTGTGACAGCCCTTATGGAGACATCAGCCTTGTGGGGACATTTtagctgcattgggctattcagatgtattccgcacccccctatggaagacacttccgaattcgggctaaattgacagcgaattcacatgtcaggaaaacccatggaagacactgcggaattgtggtaatatgtctaatatggctagcgaattcacgtaaatgtaaatgtcttccatagggttccagctggaattagaacatttttgtttccagccagaattcaagtaaatgtctttcataggttaatcgagatggtgatcataagtgaagattctgctggaattggagcatttttgaccattttccagccagaatattaagaaatgtgaatgtcttccataggcacttcatggcctttcacaatccccactcttgttttttcgtttattttagcagccggaatttcacctaatctcaatgtcttccataccctccagccggaatctttgctaaaaatgactgctggaattctagacacatctcaattccagctggaattgtattttttttaaatgtcttccatagggggggtgcggaatacatctggaatagcccattttattagAATAATGCTACATATTCATATATATTGGACTATATTccttacattaaaaaaatcagttttaacCCTGACAAGTTATTTAGCTGTCACATAGAGTGGACCAAAATAACTCAATATTTTGAGAGCATCTCTGCAATAAGCCATGGTGATTGAACTTGAAAAATCTATTATTCATCTTGTGATTATATACTTCCAAATTTAACCAAATTCATTTTATCACTCACACATAAATTCTATAACTTtacaattataatattttatacTTTATTGCATAATTTGAAATAATTTACAAAAAGTAAATAGGAGAGTAACATATGTGCAAGTCGCACCTGAAAGCAGTCTCTTTATATTATTAACTGTAGTGTACCGCCATGACA
The Amphiura filiformis chromosome 3, Afil_fr2py, whole genome shotgun sequence DNA segment above includes these coding regions:
- the LOC140148830 gene encoding mannose-1-phosphate guanylyltransferase catalytic subunit beta-like, producing MKALILVGGYGTRLRPLTLNKPKPLVEFCNKPMLLHQVEALAEVGVKEVILAVSYRAEMLERELRAQGERLGVKITTSHEDEPLGTAGPLALAKDILKEGREPFFVLNSDISCEFPFREMIDYHTKHGKEGTIVVTKVEEPSRFGVVVYNGKGRIESFVEKPQVFVSNKINAGMYIFNTEILDRIQLRPTSIEKEIFPQMAQDGQLYAMDLHGFWMDVGQPPDFLKGMCMYLNSLGQKNSDQLSHGDGIVGNVMVDPSAKIGNNCRIGPNVVIGPNVVIEDGVCLKRSTILSGAIIKSHSWIQSSIIGWKCRIGQWVRMENVSVLGEDVEVKDELYINGGRILPHKSIGASVSEPQIIM